One Salvia splendens isolate huo1 chromosome 1, SspV2, whole genome shotgun sequence genomic window, ACACGGTAGCAGGTAGCACGACGCAGTAGAACACAAATGTTACTATATGGGCTACTATCTTCCTTATGAAGAAGAAACTGTATATGACATGAACCTTCTTCCACAATGACACTTTCTGCAAATAAACGCATTTATAGTTTGATCAGCTGTCCCTATCCATATCCATATTTCTCAAGGATCAGACACAGgattaagagagagagaaagaggttGCTCAACCTTGTTTCTTATGATCTCAGACAACATCTTCCTGAACAAATTTGCAGGGCCACACGACCAACGATGTTGTTGGTATCTATACGCCTTGAACGTGCTAGGCAACTCGTTTTTCACCTGCAACAAACAGTACAATACCGTTACTTCATTTTAATAGCGATCATCAAAGTAGAAAACATGACTTGTTTCATTAGGTACCTCAAGAGAGCCAAGATACAAGAATTTCCATCCTTTAAGACTCGCACGAACGGCCAAGTCCATATCCTCAACCGTTGTACGATCTTTCCATCCTCCCGCCTCCTCAATTGCAGCAATCCTCCACACACCAGCAGTTCCTTCAAATTTTCACAAACATCATAGATTTGTATTAGGATTATTATTACAGTGATATTACCCATGAGTTCCAATCATCTAATGTAAGAGTATGTCATTACCATTGAATCCAAAGAAAGAATAGGTGGATGAGCctacttcttgttccactgtgAAATGATAGTCGAGCGACATTTCTTGCATTCTCGTCATCAAGCATTCGTTGGCATTAACTGGGAAGATAAATTATTTCTCATTATTAACTAATCCTAGTTAAATAAAACATTCAACAACAATTAGTGTTTAGGGCCATAACAAAAGTAAATGCCACCATCTAACTGAATGAAGAAGGGTGTCGGTAGATGAAGATTGCGGCCCACCACAACTCATATATGCATGCCCTCGGGCCTCAGCGGTCAGCACATGCGATTGCTGGCTTAAAAAAGGTAGGGACCAAGGACAAAACTACCCCTTGTCCACACACCCTCCTTTTTTTAAGAATGAAAGATTTACTATATTTACCAACTCTTTTCCTCAGATGGGAAAAAGGATAATAAAGTCAATCCACGAGGTATCACTTATACAGTTCTCACTATCAACTTTCTAGGACGACCTACAGTTGTATTTCCGTTACAACAATGGACACAACATCATTTCACAAACCACACCATTATAAACCTGGAAACTAGCACTTTTAAGTCAAAAATTGAATGGTCTTTAATTTCTACATCAACCCCTTTTGGCTTTATGTTCTCAACACACAGTGAAGCATGGTTGTTTTGAGTGGTGGATAGGCAGTCACTCTCATTAGTGTCATCACCGACAGTCTCCAAATCCAAGCATGAATAATCCTTAATTAACACgagagagatagagaagagGAATAGTACCGAATTTCCAGCGAGCTTGGACGAGGGCAAGGTCGGGGTTGTGGACGAGGAAAGGGATGGTTCGCCACAGGAAATCGGGTTCCGGTTGGAAATCAGCATCGAATATTGCCACGTAATCGCACTGTTTAACGTAGGAATGTTTGAGGCCTTCTTTAAGAGCCCCTGCTTTGTATCCGTTTCTGTTGTCGCGGATTTCGTATTTGATGTTTATCCCTTTGCTCGCCCATCTCTGGCACTCCATTTCCACCATATTCTATTGCATTATTCAAATATTATTGCTCCAGATTCGTACATAACATTATAATTgagattttcaattttcatagtTATACCTTGATGGTGGGGTCGGTTGAATCATCGAGAACTTGGACTATGATTCGATCCGACGGCCAGGATAGGCCGCATGCAGCTCCGATCGAGAGCTGATAAACCTGTGCAGTAGAATTGGAATGGGGATTTGAAACATATAAATGCATTACACAAGGAGAGCTACCTCTCTTTCGTTGTACATAGGGATTTGGACGAGAATCATAGGGTAGGAGGAGTTGCCGAGCTCCAAATCGTCCTTCATTGACTCCCATTTGTATCTCCTATCGGCTTTTCGGCCGAAGATTTTGACGAGAGTGATGACGACGGCCATGTAAACCCTCTCGATGAACAGCATGACTGACATTGCCAAGCAGAGGAACACTGCCATGTTCAGCAGCGGCACGATTAGCGGCGCCTTGATCTGCCCCCAAATGATCTGGAATTGCTCCGCCATGTCGTTGTGGACGCCGGAAAAGGATTCCGGCAGGCGTTCCATTTAGGCTTTGTTTGATTCCTCTGTTTTTTTTAGTGTGGAAAATCGAGATCTGTTGATAGGGTATATTATATATAGCCTTCTGCTTTGCTTTTCTTCTCTTTGCGAATAGCGCAAGaatatttcttttgattttgCTTCTGTGAGACGCAAAAACGAATGGGGAAAAAGAGCAGGGTTGTCAGAAAACACACTGCAAAAATTGCGATCCTTTATGTTGAATTAAACATCAATGCAATGCAGCTCAACAATCAATCGCAGTCGCCTTTTTTTTCTAGATGGACAGAAAAAGATTACTTCTACTCTGGCCGCCCTGAGGATTTTAGGTGTAGGGGGAGACGACGGGAAAACAGAGGAAGTGAGGAGTGGGAATGCTAAATGGTGTGGGGAAGAGATAGAAAGAGAACCTCTTTATAGAAATTCTATTTTGGCTTTCATGTTTAGGTtgcttattttataaatatttttcatgttatTTTTCTAGTGTCTAACTAAGTCTGCTAACTACTGATGAATTTGACGGTTTACAAGAGCCGTGAAAACAACTCTCCACCTGCAACATTTCCGCCGCCGCCGATATTCCGGCTACAATTGTTTTGCTggtatatatatactccctccattctagtccaaataagatatttttattttgaaaaaaatgaataaataggaTAAACATGAGTATAAAATAGGAGAAAATGATATTCTTTCACTTCGTCAAAACATGACACATTTTGTTACTTCAGATTATATGTCATTTAAAgataattttcctttttatcatttttagtaagtggACCTTATACTCATTACacacactcacattctattataaaattaattatataaaaatataacatatatcccactaattttttttttcatatttactcataaattaaaaaaatttcttaaaacttattCAGTACTGAATTAAAACATTGATTTAAATGGTGAACGAAGAAAAGTAGTTAATAAcgttaagagcatctccaatggcggacgtccggtcggacatccggtcggacgtcgcgacgggcgaccgggacgtccgccattgtggcgtttaggtcggatacggacgtcccgtgaggacgtcgggtgtcctcggacgtcccgacgacgggcgggcggacgtccgccactgtggcaagggtcggacgtcccggtcggacgtctggaaattattattttaaaaaaaaaaaaactctatatatacggctcgttgaacttcatttcaacgcggagtgagccggggatgttgGATTATGTAGAGGTTTAGGATGAAACGTTGCATCCCTTCATTTCACAACCGAAAATAACTGATTGTTGGCGGgttataaaattgcaatttggtCCTTCAATTATCGAAAATTTCATTTCCGGATGAAGATTTCTGCACAGtaactttaatggaaataaaaaaattccaaaccccagccaggggctctgccccttggaccccgctctcgggggcgctgcccccgaacccccgtctaatcataacgaattcaaataagtgtgcactccgcacttccaacttatttgatgtctcgttataattatattgatcaatcaagttaatccaattacactaaaatatccaacagattatgtatttttcttttttcgaatgactatgtattttgcttttttctaactatgttttttttatgttttatgaatatgtatttttgcccgtattttgctttcccgtattccgtgtcaaaattatatttccgtttttacgtaattaaattattgtgatttttttttacgggatgtcctagtgggaagggcggacataggaggggatgtcctagtgacgtggcagtgggatgggaagtcctcgtgacgtggcaggaggtgtttttgggatgtcctagtggatgtcctagtgggatgtccgcccactggagatgctctaataatgttaaaaaaaaactaacctaGCCTAGGATTGAAAGAGTACAGTACAATAGACAGATAGATGGTATAATTAACTGTAGACAGTAACTATTGCAACGGCCAATTagcattaattaatttttcatatttatcCATCAAATTaggctatccacaatggcgcctagcgcaccgcctagccgagcgccggcgctaggcggtcgctaggcgaaccattgcagcctccgaaaaccgccgagcggtttttcggaattaaaaatcgcctagcgctaggcggtcgccgggcgctgggcgatccgctcggcgccattgcagcgtcgggatcgcccagcgcatcgcccagcggttttttttttaattgtcccgacactatatatacgtgatttgcacttcattttcattcgcaccacttgtattaacgggtactctctctatctaaatttctatacaagataaacaccgagaaatggatctAAACAACGAGCCGAGTTCAGGGACGAGtggttctcaaactcccccaattaatgttggaggcggatggaatcagatgcccgggtactacaacatgtacccgtggcagcagatgctacccgggttgccgaccggagggagtccgccgggggggttctCGGCGGTGCCGGGTTGGggacccaatatgcagatgatgtcggggtgggcacccaatatgcagatgatgcccgggggagtaccggcgacgcaggggacgccggggggagtACCTGCGATGCAGGGGAAGCCGGGGTGAGTACCTgcgatgcaggggacgccggggggagtaccggcgacgcaggtgacgcgggggaacgtctatcgccccagttttgatttcagCACTgtttcgtcgcacacatcgaccccaacggatgcgcagttcacgccgagcggttttgatgaattttcgttggcggatttggggtttgatagtctcggagttccggaaactcccgttcaaacggggggagcagtgcagggtagtggcgccccaaagaagaagggcaagggaaagaaggtcggggagtcgtcgcagccgggtggggatgaccccacggcacggagaaggtggacggacgaggagaacgtTGCCCTGTCAagggcgtgggtgagtgtttgcgacgatcctcttgtttctaataaccagaggatcgtcaacatgtggggcaaggtagcagcagcctaccagcgaTTTTGctcggaggggaggccacacaacggggaggattgccggaaggcgtggaaccgaatcagggctgccgtctcccgattttcgggtttgtacgccaacgccctccgcatgcagagtagtggccaaacggaggacgactgcaggaggatagcggagaaagccttcccccagcccgggttgtataaggacttcacctactggaactgctatcttgtgctgaacgactctgagaagttccgagtaggtgtcgatgctggctggccgaaacGGCAATGATTGAACTATACCGgggatttcagcggcagcagcggtggttcccacgacctccccgagacggaccaggtgctccccacccctcgttcgttcggccgccgacctcgccccattgggcaaaagcgggcgcaacgggcgGCGAGGGGGGccgccgggggttcccaggaggtccagtcggcatccccctttgaccgccagtctacagaggatctcaagtacttcgcgcatcaacaaacgcgccagatgatggtgaagacgttagccgaatggcgagcggcgacggacccccaggagaagagatttctcttcacattgctcgagagcatgaatgacgatctgcgtggaggcggcagcggcggtggcagcggaggcggcggtgacagtggcgacggaggcggcggaggcggtggcgacggatccggcggtgacggtggcgacggcgacggcgacgacggaaTCGAGGGAACCACCGAGtgatttttttaagtaatgtactttttttaatgtaatttttattattaatgtacttttttaaaattttagtactttttttaatttattgtacttttttaattttttgtatttttttaaaagtaaaatagtattattaatgtttcccgtatatgtctcgtaaattaaattccgtatattgtgttatttagtgatgtggctattgatgtggctgggctatttatgatatggctgggctatggctgggctatttctgatgtggcatgaggatttttagtattgatgacgtggcaggaggagtttgtggctgggctattgctgggatATTGCCACTGTGGATACCCTTAAAGGATCCTACCTGTGCCATgctgtgttgtgttgtgtttatTTCCTGGCTATTCGTTTTTTTGTGTGCTTCAGATCTTGCTTACTCGAGTAATCGAAAAACTAATTTTAGTGACAAAACTGCCCTTGGAAGTTGGGCTGTCTTTCTACGACACTCCATTTCCAACGACATTTGCTATaaatggaattaatttaaggTTAGCTAACTAATTTACATTCTTTATTAGATTGTTTAATAATATCCGACATTCTACTGTCAGAAAATAAATCATGTCCCAATTCTTTGAAAAATGAAAGCAATAATATAATCTGAGATATGATTGCGAATTTAAGATCTCTTAATTTatcaaattatgaaaaaatacaaacacactCATACAGATAAGCAAAGTTAGATTGGCAAATTaccattatttttttactactcACATACTGGCTACTGCTATAAATGTAGATTCGATATGAGGCTGATATTgattgaagaaaatatttttatagtaataaaatggcTTTTCATAGTCACacagtaaaataatataaaaataatataatgttTAACGACACACAATAACAAGAAGAATGTCTCCACAATAACTTAATATAAGGATGTATACATATAGTGTATTATattaagagcattcacaatagaGTTAATACAATGATGTATAATGTATAATATTAAGAGTATTTGCAATAGAGGACCATAAAACTGTCGACCTCTATCAATCGGCGATTTTATCGTCCTCTATTGTTAGAGCACTGCCGATTTCATGCACTTGTTACTACCAACGAAGAAGAAGCCCATACTTGACTCGTGcgcgatataattgaagaaattTGGGCACGTAACCGTTGAAGCTTATTTGTACCTTTTTTAAGTTTGTTTCTCTCTGAATTTTTTTCGGTTTTATAATATTACGAAGATTTTCATATTGTGTTCTTAAATTTCTGTTATTTTACACAAACATTATAAAAATAGCAGTGACATGGAAAATGGGATAGGCGGATTTATATAGTGCTACTGCAGATACTGGGGCTGCAAGATAAATTGTTGTTTGGCATGAGGAAAATGAAGATTGACAGATTTATAAGACATGTTTATAATCCACAACTGCAAATGCTTTAATGTTCACCATTCATATAACGATCGGTATTTATGCTATTTTATGAATACTCATTACTCCACCCGTTCCCttgtagttgagtcattttttcattttgggaagttccctCATAGCTGAGCCATTCTAAGGGCATCCATA contains:
- the LOC121748037 gene encoding glucomannan 4-beta-mannosyltransferase 9-like, producing the protein MERLPESFSGVHNDMAEQFQIIWGQIKAPLIVPLLNMAVFLCLAMSVMLFIERVYMAVVITLVKIFGRKADRRYKWESMKDDLELGNSSYPMILVQIPMYNEREVYQLSIGAACGLSWPSDRIIVQVLDDSTDPTIKNMVEMECQRWASKGINIKYEIRDNRNGYKAGALKEGLKHSYVKQCDYVAIFDADFQPEPDFLWRTIPFLVHNPDLALVQARWKFVNANECLMTRMQEMSLDYHFTVEQEVGSSTYSFFGFNGTAGVWRIAAIEEAGGWKDRTTVEDMDLAVRASLKGWKFLYLGSLEVKNELPSTFKAYRYQQHRWSCGPANLFRKMLSEIIRNKKVSLWKKVHVIYSFFFIRKIVAHIVTFVFYCVVLPATVLVPEVQIPKWGAVYIPSIITLLNAVGTPRSLHLLVFWILFENVMSLHRAKATLIGLLEAGRVNEWIVTEKLGDALKFKSALKAFKKPRFRIGDRIHLLELAIGCYLFFCGCYDIAFGKNHFFIYLFVQATAFFIMGFGYVGTFVPS